The following are encoded together in the Lactuca sativa cultivar Salinas chromosome 1, Lsat_Salinas_v11, whole genome shotgun sequence genome:
- the LOC128126878 gene encoding uncharacterized protein LOC128126878, which translates to MEFLKSFDSDDDVEFVETFFNVVQHVHAEESSNAARTRAVVNRDRQAAHDLLVRDYFADNCLYNDDSFERRFRLNNAIFLRISNALKSRYDFFKQKPDARRRMGFSSIQKCAAALRYLGYGIAFDASDEYLKISERTAVECVDWFSACVYEVFHEEYLRKPTQRDIERLYSAHEERHGFPGMLGSLDCTHVVWEKCPTAWRAGVNNDLNVLGPSPLFNDIWTGKAPDMTFTVNRHAYKYGYYLGDGIYPDYSTLMKAYSVPRSEKAKFFTKKQESARKDIKRAFGVLKQTWHVVKYATRLWDKERIKRMVLACIIMHNMIIEDEGRAICTYDPNDVVVPIEEFVPGTNAFLERVVEIHNSETCFNLREDVAEHLYQHSMKDD; encoded by the exons TggaatttttaaaaagttttgacTCGGATGACGACGTAGAATTCGTCGAGACATTCTTCAATGTTGTGCAACACGTTCACGCCGAAGAAAGTTCGAATGCAGCACGTACAAGGGCGGTCGTCAATCGTGATCGCCAAGCCGCACACGACTTATTGGTACGTGATTACTTTGCCGATAATTGTCTTTATAATGACGACTCGTTCGAACGTCGTTTTCGTCTGAATAATGCTATATTTTTACGTATTAGTAATGCTTTAAAATCTCGTTatgattttttcaaacaaaaacccgACGCTAGAAGAAGAATGGGTTTTAGTAGTATACAAAAATGTGCGGCTGCTCTTAGGTATTTGGGATACGGTATAGCATTTGATGCATCTGACGAATACTTGAAAATATCCGAGAGGACCGCGGTTGAATGTGTAGATTGGTTTTCTGCATGTGTTTATGAGGTTTTTCACGAAGAATATTTGCGTAAACCTACTCAACGTGATATTGAGAGATTATATTCGGCTCATGAAGAGAGGCATGGATTTCCTGGTATGCTTGGCAGTCTAGATTGTACGCATGTGGTTTGGGAAAAATGTCCAACTGCATGGCGTG CGGGGGTTAACAACGACCTTAATGTTCTTGGTCCGTCTCCACTTTTCAACGATATTTGGACCGGCAAAGCACCTGATATGACGTTCACGGTAAACAGGCACGCGTACAAATATGGTTACTACCTTGGTGATGGGATATACCCGGATTATTCTACGTTGATGAAGGCATACTCAGTTCCTCGAAGTGAAAAAGCaaaattttttacaaaaaaacagGAATCAGCGAGAAAGGATATCAAGAGGGCATTTGGAGTCCTTAAGCAAACATGGCATGTAGTGAAATATGCTACACGACTCTGGGATAAAGAAAGAATTAAGCGAATGGTCCTAGCATGTATTAtaatgcataatatgattattgaaGATGAAGGTCGAGCGATTTGCACGTATGATCCGAACGAcgttgtcgttccaattgaggagTTCGTACCCGGAACGAATGCTTTTTTGGAGCGAGTTGTCGAAATTCATAACAGTGAAACGTGTTTCAATCTTCGAGAAGATGTCGCGGAACATTTGTACCAACATAGCATGAAAGACGATTAG